The sequence below is a genomic window from Dermacentor albipictus isolate Rhodes 1998 colony chromosome 2, USDA_Dalb.pri_finalv2, whole genome shotgun sequence.
ATAGGTTTGAATAATCGAGCAGATGCAGAAATGAGTCGTCGGCCGAAGACGAATTCGTCATTGCCTTGTTTTGCCTATTAGCTATTCTATACGAGTTGCGCACCAAAATCGATGCTGTCGATTGTACACGTTTTGAAAATTATCACATTTTTATTTGGAACACGCCCCGCAATTAAACAAGTTACTACAGAAACTCCCTAGTGGGGCTTGTCAAGTAGCGCGTATTCTTTCCTGTCACTCACAcacaacctctctctctctctctctctctctctctctctctctctctatatatatatatatatatatatatatatatatatatatatatatatatatatatatatatatatatatatatatatatatatatatatatatatatatatatatatatgatttctTTCTAGACACTATAGATTTTTGTATAAAAAGGCTATGAGCGCAGCAAACATGGCGTTATTGCAGACGAGTTCCTAGGAGAGGCGGCCATACTTTTGCCGCTTAAAACGTGAGCTTCAGAAGACTAGTTAATAAATATGCATTATTAACCGTTATAGCAGTGCTTTAGGGACCATTGTTTAAATGTCGTATTtgaaggcagtcacattttaatgcacccTTATTTGTTAGGCTTCTCAACAATCGCACCTAAGTCGAGATATTCAACATCGAATTTCAACGGTAAATCgaggcaatatcgaaaccgagtGCCTCGGCAGCGCAGACGAGACGGCCCCGCCATCATTTCAGAAGGAAACGcactcctgcgaagtcccgtctttgaggaccaaatcctggccgtcgaGCGCGCTCGtgatcgggccggcaggctagatctgtcagtcccgtcgtgggattagccggctgcgcgttttatcgcgttttgctggacccaatgaaaagtttattctctcactcactcaaatgctccgcgacgacaagAACGAGGAAGCTTTGGAACCGAACGTCTCGGCCAGTCGAGGCAGCTACactgatacggcacgctttgcctggcaagcgTGGGCGCTTGTGCGTCGGGTCAGGATTTGATGCGGCATGCTGTCATTCAAACTTCTACCCCcacacactcttaagcaaaattacacacttttgccacacaacgacaatcgtcatctgcctaatccgcgttttctttctttatcgcggcgagcccggtacttccaagtcacgaatggcatgccctatcagcatgacggagcattctcgacaggaaagtagcgagcgcagcggtTTCAAGGAAAGaagcgcaagcaagacagatggcaATTATCGCTGCGCGACAATTATTGCTGTGTGGAGTACGTACACCAAAGGGTGTACGTactacatttgtttaagagtgcacTTCTTTACGGGGCGTTGCCTCGATTACGGTGCGTTGCCGTCGAACGCGTAGCGCGGCACGCTCTGATCTCGTTGCTGCCTCGGTTGAGCTTTGAAATTTGATGACGAACATCTCGAATTAGCAGCGATTTTCAATGATTTTTGAAAGATGGGTGCGAGTGAAAATGTCGCTGCCTCCAAACCTGCAATTTAGACAACTGCCACCCGAGGCATTAATAACGAAGTAATGAGTTTTTGTTAAGTAATAGTCTTAAGCTAACGTTATCAGTGAACGTATATCCGCCTCACCTGTAGGAACTCGTCTGCTCAAGCTTCACGTTTGCTCCATTCACTGGAAAATGGAAAATTGTATTGCTGACTGTATTCCAGGCTTTCAAATCCGGTCCGCCGAAGAAAATTTGACTTTATTGCAGGAAAAAGTCACTGTGCTAATTACTGCGCAGATTCCTCGAAAGCTTATTAATCTGAATTGGTTTAATGACCGCCTAAAACATTCCGTCAACAGAAAGAAACGACTATTTGAGCCTGCTAAGATGACAAAGAAAGCCGATCGTTGGAATGCTTACTTTACTGCTAGCGATGTATATAAGGAGGCCATTATGCAAAGTAAAAAATGAGTTTTACCGGAAAATTTTACCGTCCCTATTTAAAGATGGGCGGAAAATAAATTTGGAATGTGATCAGTAATAGTAAGACCAATATAGTAGTTGTTTACGATGGGTGCAATAACCCTATAAATGGCAGTGACTGGTGCAACATTCTCAACGATGTATCTTCCTTGTGTTCTTCAACCACTTCCGCATCCAATCAACCAACTGTTAGTAATTGTGAATATCTGCCAATGTACACTCTAGTTCAAGTTTCTAAATATCAAGTTTCTAATATCAAGTGTCTAAAAAGTTCAGTTACTCACTAGTCATTGATGTTGAGTGAAATATATGCTCAATCATTGCAGTCTTGCGGTATTCCAAATGAATGAAAAGTAGCGAAGGTGGTTCCGTTGTATAAGTCAGAAAGTACGGATTCACCTTTTAACTATAGGCCCATGTCATTGACCAGTGTCCCCTGCAAGTTCCCTGAAGATGTCATCTACTCGCACCTTGTGTCTTTTCTTGAAACGAACTTATTTTTCACGTCATGTCAACACGGTTTGAGAAAATCTTTTTCGTGCGAAACGCAGCAGGTTTCTTTTATGAATGATTTGTTTCAGGCCATTGACGACGGAAATATAGCAGACTGCATTCTTTTTATTTCGCCAAAGCTTTGATACTGTTTCTCTCCATTTACTCTTCATTAAACTCTGTGCAGTTAGTATCGATGATAACATTTTCGGCTGGTTTAAGTGTTCTTTTGTTCAACCATTCTCAATGTGTCTCCATAAACAACCATGACTCGGCACAATCATGCCCTTGTAAAATACGGCGTTCCGCAAGGTTCAGTTTTAGGGCCACTTCTCTTCCTAAATTGAGTAATGACTTGCCCACACAAGTCCCCTCCCACATAAAATTATATGCGGACGATTGTGTCATCTACCGTGGTATTTCTGACCCATTTGGCAGTGCCGCTTTACAAGATGACCTTAACTCAATAGTCACTAAATGTAAACACATGCGAGTCTCCCACCTTCTATTTTCTCGGCAGTTCTTCGTTAATCACAAGTTGCCTCTTTTGCAAAATGCACGTTGACTTCATATTTGATAACGCTAATCGCAGGCTTGAGTTCTTTCGCCGTGATTTCTTCGTCTGCCACCATGCCTGCAAATCTTCCTCTTTATAATGTTCTAATAAGGTCCAAGGTATAATAGGCACGCAGAGTTTGGGACCCCTGTCACTTAATCCTATCGCAGGCTATTCAACCCATACAGAATCCCACCACCCGCTTTATTCTGCCTAACTACTAGAGAACTGCAAGTGCATCCTCTATGAAATTTACCTTCAATCTTCCCGACCTTGTTATTCGCCGCAGTTACTTTCGGCTTTTTCTGTTCCGTAAAGTTTGCCACAACACCactctgaacaaaaaaaaattgctttttcTTCCGTCCTACGTGTTGTCCCGTACCGACCATCAGTTTAACGTAGGGGTTTCGTTGTGCCACGCTGACACCAGCCTGAATTCGTTTCCTTCTCGCACCTGCAACGAATGGAACCACCTCCCAACCTCAATCACCACCATAATCAACACTGACAACTTCATAATGTGTgcctcctctctgtaatgccctcGAGCTTTAagagtaaatgaatgaatgaatgaatgaatgaatgaatgaatgaatgaatgaatgaatgaatgaatgaatgaatgaatgaatgaatgaatacgtATATCAAGAAAGCTGTACGCTCTATATGATATAGTCATAATCATAAATCTGAGTAGTCATACATAGTCATAAAGCCTTCTCATATATATACCtctatagaacaccatgtataCCTATGGAGCGCATTGCGTCGCGCGTTATACGCAGTCGGACGGACATATTTTCGAGGGAAGTAGCCTTTGATAGCAGTAAAATCGGCGTGTGATTTATACGCGAATATTGATTTGAGGTGCGGCTTCACGGCAGAGTGAATTTCGCCTAAGAGCGCGGCTACACGGCAGCGTGGCTCTTGATGCCATGAAGCCACCCATAGGCCCACGTCCGTCGTCGAAGTGGGGAATAGCCCTGCTGGAAGAAGATACAATGTGGTCGATTCACGCATCCGAAAATGGAAACGGCTTTTACAAAGTTTTTGGCGTTGTGTACAGTTGTTTTCTCGGAATATACGcagaaattttattttctttacgGTTGAAGTAATTGGCGGTGCGGCTtatacgcgaaaaaaaaatacgtatATTCATTCGTTTCCAATACTTCGACTACGTCAAATACTTAAATTGCAGTCGAAGTGAATATGCAGTAGAATATATACGATCAAATATTTGCAAATGTCCAATATACGCAAAAGCCTATAAATGCCACAGAAACTCAGCAACGTGTGTCGTACCTACACAggcaaaacataaataaatataagtTACGGGATGTTACCGGCCAAAACTACGGTCTGATAATCAGGCACGCCGCAAGGGGGTGGGGGAgaattccggattaatttggaccacctgtggttcgctaacgtgcacctaaatctaagtacacgagtgtttctgcatttcggccccgtcgaaatgcggccgccgtggcccgcaTTCGACCCCGCCACCTCATCTtcagcagcgcaacatcaaagcCACAAAGCAAACACGGCGAGTAAGGCAAAAATTACTGTGGAGGCAAAACATACAGAGTGATCAACTTTTAAGAGAAAGGCCTGATTATCTTTCAAACACTCACTGCAGATTCAATTCGACATGAAACATGGCGGACTAATACGTCATTACTAGATATTCGCATCGAAGGTCGTGTAAGACACATTCCCTTCATGTCTTGCTGGCTTCTATACTACTGACATGGTTCACCTAATAGTGAAATACCCTGCATCTCTTCGTGTGGCGCAGTGGTCACGTGACATTCGAGGCATTTTTCTGCGGTGCAGAAGGATCGCATCACTGCGGGAGGAACTCGTGGCCTGCTACCGTGCGAACGGCGGGCCAACCGCATTGAGGCGCTCCTCTGGTCACGTGGCCcttcgcgcatgcgcaggctGCAACTCGGAGAGCTATAGCTCTCTGCGACTCGTTAGCAAGAGCAGTCGGGTCTTGCATCGCGATTGCTTTACAAACTATCTAGACGCTTTGCGGGACCGTGCCATGCTGTTTCCTGATAGTCACGAAATGTATGCAGGTGTGTATACCCTCCTCACCGCCTGCAGTGAATCCTCTCTCCTCACTCCCGGTCCACTTTACTCATATCCCTTGCGCCTCCTCCCCCCTCTGCTGCTCACCTGACACGGGCAATACTAATGTGTGCTCAGCAGAAACACTTTCTTTCCCTTCCTCCACGGAACAAGCAATTACAACTGCCGGCACGCCctcacagcgtttttttttttttttcagacataaTGTGTCAGGACTCCAATACTGCCGTCTCCGGCAAGACCACCGCGCAGGGGCTTGAAGTACTAACACAGCACAGCGAAACGCCAGAAAGCATGTTCAGAAATTGCTGTTGCTTTAGTGAATAGCGAGCTGCAAAGCACCCCGCCACGGAAGAGGAGGCTTCGCACGATCGACGCCCAGTGCGCCCAGCTACTTGTTCTCGGCGACAAAGTAGTTGGCGGCCACCAGTTCGTCCATCTCGGCCGCTTCGAGGAACGCCGTGAGGTTGAACTTTGCCCGCTCCTTGCCGAAGCCTTTGAGGCCGTTCCGCGTGACCATCCTCTGTTGCTTGTACACGAGGAACACGTATCGGTGCTCGCCGGTGCCATGGGGCGGCGTCGGCCCCGCGTACTTGGTCAGCGTGGTCGTTTCGGGTTGCGGCACGTTCACCACGAGCCAGTGGAGCCAGTGACGCATCTTGGGGTCCTTACGCGACGGCGCATCGGGGTCGAGGAGAATCACCGTGTACCTGGGGGGGTGGGGACGTGTCGGACGCCAGCCGCAGAGTGATTAGCATAAACGGAGCAGCTTCGCGCTCCAGCGGCTACGTGTTTAGAAGtgtgtacactcttaaacaaacgAACACCCTTTGGGACGTATcttgccacgcaacgataatcgtcatctgtcttgcttgagtttcctctcttgaaaacactgcgctcgcgactttcctgtcgagaatgctctgtcacgctaataacgcgcatgccgttcgtgacttggaagtataccgggctcgcagcgttaagaaaggaaatgcggacaagacagacgaTATCGTTGTGcagcaagatacgactcaaagggtgtactTTTGATTAAGAGTGCAGGCAGCCACCAAACCGGTGCCTCACTGCAAATCGCGCCTCATTCTTCAATTATGCGACTGATATTGTTTCTGGGCTTGTGCGTGTGGCACAAAGCAACAACAAATGACATGACAAAGCAACACTTCAACCTCGAACCAGCGGCAGCTACGGTAAAAGCAGGCACATTGTTTTATTAAGTACGCATTGCAGTAaactgaagcagcagaagcttgatgtgggcgagttggttttgcgtACTTTCTTCAAGTATGCAGTAAACTGTACGAGTAAAAGGCGCTGACGCACGCCGGAAGACGCCACTATCGCGCTCTGAAAAAGTTTTCTGGGAGCCAAGCACATGAGTGTGACATTGGCGCGAAACCTCTAGAGCTTCAACAGAGAGCTGCCGCAGAATCTTTTAAGGCTGCACCCTTTAGAGCATCTAAACCGGACAAAATTTGATACATGAATTCACAgcttacgtaaatttgttacaATGTCTACAAGGGTATGGCAAAATGCATACACACAAATTAGTAGTATACTTCGAAGTGTTACGTGATGCATCAATTTCGTTTACTTTATATGTATGATTAGGGGCAATTTACAGAACTGTAATATCAGTTCCTTATTGCCGAGTTACAAAGTTGGAAACTCAATACTACTGTATTTCTCtgtctctgtttttttttgggggggggggggtatcgcAATATTAAGCAATTCTTATGGAGAAATTGGTGGTCtaaataaatattttgctatctagagtcactagattttatcttattttaaatgcaataaactttCAAATTTGGTGCCGTGATTCTCGAGAAAAGCAATTTCTCCGTTCTCCTGCATACGGATTAGTGCCCCTGGGACAGACACAGATTCGCTTTCTGAATAGAAGACAAaactgttgcaaaaaaaaaatgtatatatttcAGATGCTTCGTTTTTCTGAATAAACACTCCTTTATAGCTCGCCTCTGTTGTTCCGTTTGCAGAGTGGCGAAAAATTTGGTTCCAGTTAACGAAAggtctctttcttctttttcgtccTTTCTGTTTCTGTTTGTTTCGTTTCTTGCGTTGCCCAAGTGCAAGACCATTCCAGTTAACGAAAGGTCTCTTTCatcattcttcttcttctccgtcatttttcttttttgttttgttttttgcagtgGACCAACCAATTCAGACGCTGCTTTTGCGTTCAAGCGGCAATTCCGTTCAAGCGATTTCCGTTTACCGATATTCGACTGTACTCCGatgagagcccccccccccctctaccctCAGAAAACGCCTTAAATGTGAGCGAAGGTCGCAATGTGGACTTGTTGGTGATGAATCTTCAAGGGGgttatggtagcgcgattcaaagacggcacaaaagaagacacaaagggacacacacagcgctgcgtgtgtccctttgtgtcttcttttgtcccgcctTTGAATCACGCTACCATACGCCCCCCTTAAATGCGAGACGCTGTGCAGCCGTGGGCGAGCTCACCAGCGGTACGGATCTCCCGGGACCCGTACGTCGGGTACGTCCGCCGCCTGCTCGGGCGTGAGCGTGTTGCCCAGCTGGACGCTGGCGCCCGCGGGGTAGGTGACGGCGGCCAATCTCTTGGGAACCTTCGGTATCACGTCCGTCACGATGCCCGACTTCGTGAAGCTCAGGCGCAGGTCTTCGTCACGGACGCATGCGCAGAAACGGGGCCGCTGCAGCAGGGTCGCGACGGCGAACAGAGCAAGCGGAGCGGCCAGCTTCGATCCCATGGTCGACGCCAGTGCGAGATTTGCGTTGATGTCGATGTCGATTCCCTCTCAACGTGGCATACGCTCACGGGATGGGGGttgaaaggggggagggggggagggagagttGGACCGGCCGCAcaaatgaaggaaaaaaacagTGGACAGTCGCTGTAAGCGtatgctaaagaggatgaagacgaaagcctgcgcattcacgagacattcattaaattacctGACGTTCTCAATCGAATCcattgttacttcctattgcTTCTTTTCTCCCACtaaaggtcgtgggctcgagtgccttaattacctatatcttaattaactgtagtaaaacacgttgtggggctagttggtgcatagctttcaatagaataagcgcgaAAAATTATTCTATTGAAAATTAACTGTctcaattaacttcgccttaattaataGAAAACGTCGTGCATTCGACTCCCACTAAAGGTCGAGGGTATGACCACCAATTGTGGTGCCATTGAATTTCTGTGCAGTAACGCCGGACGCTCAAATGTTGTtacccatgagccatctaaggctttcgccttaataaatgaACATTTTTAAACAGAGACATTTTGAATAAAGCAAGAAAGTAAATATTGTTTAATGAGAAACTATAGCcacaattacaaaaaaaaaatgaaagggcaATGTGACAAAATATTCTGAGCTGAGAGACAGAGCCCCTAGCAACGTAACAGGGGGTGGTACTCTGGATATCGTCACATTCCACCATATTTTGGAATTCAGCTCTGATTAACCAACGCGGCTGCTTACAGGCCTATCTGATTGGCTCGAAGTGCCACCACTACAAGGATTGACATTACGGTTGTCAATATAAACCTGATAGTGTCCAGAATGGCGCTGTCTCTGGTCTCGTGCCCAAATAAGGGCAGTTTACCCACTACGAAGGATTCGCCAGCATGCATTAGCTCCAGAAAACAACATAAAAAGAGGCAGACAGCATAAATATTAATCAAAACGCATTTGGTTTTATAGGATCAAATCGGCAACAGAGTAAATGTTCCGATACTGTTGTTGAGCGACTGAAACGGCACCTATCCAAGAGGAGCGGTTGCCCTTTGTGTTAGCTttgttcctttcattttctttgtgtactttcttttttttgcatttctgccttTCTTTACTCCGTCACAGATCGGCTACGGCGGAGGGGGATGGTGCATCACGTTCACTGTAGTAATAGATGACGCCTATActtctcgtgaaaaaaaaagaatacttaacTTTTCTTACAAATTCCacgtttatttttgttgttgttcatttGGTTGTTCGGAATATTAAAAagaacgatgatgatgataatgattattaACAGCAAGTATGACGTGTAGTGCACCAGGTCCAGTTTACGGGCTTTCATCCCCTTTTTCATCTTTTATCCGCTTTTCGTGCGACAGAGAAAAAGTGTAGTAGACAGACGCTGCTCAGTTCAAGTGAATCGCTTTGAAAAAGGGGTGGACCCTGCAGCAATAGTGGTCTTTAGACCACTCCTTTCTCGGTAGCCTCGGGACAAGAAAATCTGTCAGCATTTGAGGAGGAACATCAACGTCAGGCGATAAGTATAAGCCGATAAGATAAGCCAATGACCGACCTATGTAAGTCGATaagataataaaaaaatatatcaaaCAAAGGGTGTTCAGTGCAAGAAACTGCACGTTAAATGCTTGGCGAGTAAATGAGCGGTCATTGTCAAAAGCAAGTTGACCGTTTCGCAAATGAACTGCGCAGATTAGCAGACGACACCACGGTAGCACTGAGCCGATGCAGACGACGCGGTGAGAGTTCACCGTATCGCTCCTCTAATCAAAGATGCTCGACGGTACTTACGGTGACACCACAATATGTGTGCGCTAGAACCCTCTTTGCACAGTTAATACAACACTGCTTGTGTCCCTTCCTTATCCAACCATGGTGCTCAGAAATATTATAGAAACagatcgcccccccccctcccccgagaaagaagagaaaactgCGCGTGTTCATAAAATGTTTTTTCGACTCCACAATGACACTGTACAAGGACCAATACCTCTCGTCCTACATCTAGCGTCAAACATCCCCGTCTATCAACGTGAAGCGAATAACCTGATGAAAAAATAAATTCTTACTGGAGTCTATTTGTGAGCTGTTCCAACTCGATGCCACCAGTACCCGAATTAATGACCAGCGCTATCGCCTGTCAAGTCAAGGACGTAGATCAGCCCATCAAACGGAACCAATTAAAGATGGAAAAGTGCAGTGTCATCGAGGAAACAGGCGCCTGAAATGTATCCAAGAAAAGTGAGCCCGCTAGGAGATTCAAAACAAAAAGCAGAAAGAAACTGTGCACCCTGAAACACTCAATGCGAACTGTCTCGACACCTACAGTTCAAGGAGGGGCCCAAACACTCGCGCTATTTTGCGAGTTCTGTTCCGCGAAGCAACAGTGGTTTCCGGCTCGTTCACGGTTTCATCGAAGAGGCCAGTCAGACGTGGAAGAAGCCGTTGTCATTGAGAACGCTGACGACAGGAGTGCAACTGACAGACGGCATCACCAACGCGCCAGGACGCGGGCTTCGGTGTGGCGTTCGGTTGTCCAGCAGCACCAGAAGGACGTGTCGGGAGTCCACTCGGGGCTGCTTGTGTTCGCGATCGTCAAAACCCGATCGCTCGTTCTCGGCGTTCGACGCGAATCTCCGAAAGAGCTCGGTCCAGCCCCAAGCGCTCGCCGTTCTGCCTTTGCGCCTTTCGTCGCCGCAGCTGAAGTTGGCGAAACCCAAGTCGGCTAGCAATGGCCCGTCAATGGCTCCCGCggccgctgccgccgccatgtcGGCTCTGCGATGGCTGACGTCGGAGCCTATGTTGGCGTTCACCCTGATGCGAATCTTGGACGTTGACTTGCGGAGTGTCGGTAAACTTGGCGCGTTTCCCATGGGAACTGATGCGGGTCCTGATGCACTCGGCGATCACGTTGAACCCTTGATGAACCTCACGCAGGCACGAGGGGACCGTTGGCGTTCTTGCATAGGCATTTGAATAATGGGTATCGATTATGCCACGTACCCACTATAGGAGGAATAGCTCAAGTATCGGATGCTAACgagaacgtgaaaaaaaaaatttacaaagaCACAAAACGGAAAAGACAATTTCCTAGGAAAAATGTTAGTTATCGGTAAGACGAAGTGAATGGCACGGTAATTAAGATATATCTAGTACGGGCTGGGGACGGTAGCCTGGCCTATGGCCGTGCATTATACAGAAGCTCTTGGGTGTCAGGTTATATAAAAAAACATTCAGGTTAAATGCAAAACAGCACGTACTCCCAAAGACAAACATGTAATGCATTAATGTCATGGTCTCAAGAAATGATGAAAAACAATTAAAAGTGACAACAGGGATTAGAGGACGTTTCGCTGGCCAATTGGACCGCACTGAAGTGACGCAAACTACATTGTGGCATAGCCTAAGAATCACGCGGCAGGAGGCAACCTTCTTGGACCAAGCTTGGTAGAAAAATGTTGGCAGGAGGTGacaggaaaataaaaagaatgcATAAAGAAAGAGACACGTTTAAAATGGAAGTTCATATTCAAAATTCTTAGTCGTTTGGTACAGATATGCGCTAAAGATAACTGCACTTAGATATAACCGACGGATAATAGAAAAAAATCATGGTTTCCGTCGGTAACATGACTATCGTCACTGTTACAGGTTGCAATTTGATTGACCATCGGTACGGGTTAATACTGGCTGACAGAAGACTTTACGTATAATCCTGGTTGCAGCCAGCCAGcgctttcctttcttctgtctGCGGCCTTTTCTGCGTGCGCAGACATAATAAGAATAGTCACCTACACTTGTTCTCAGTAACTGCCTTCCAAGAGTCATAAAAAAGGAAACG
It includes:
- the LOC135899804 gene encoding protein D2-like, whose product is MGSKLAAPLALFAVATLLQRPRFCACVRDEDLRLSFTKSGIVTDVIPKVPKRLAAVTYPAGASVQLGNTLTPEQAADVPDVRVPGDPYRWYTVILLDPDAPSRKDPKMRHWLHWLVVNVPQPETTTLTKYAGPTPPHGTGEHRYVFLVYKQQRMVTRNGLKGFGKERAKFNLTAFLEAAEMDELVAANYFVAENK